Below is a window of bacterium DNA.
CTCCTGAACTTCTGGATATGGATGCTACAGAGCAGGCGGAAATTGACAGTATTATGATTTCTTTAGACGGCACGCCTAATAAGGCCAAACTGGGAGCAAATGCAATCCTTGGTGTTTCCCTTGCAGTTGCAAAGGCTTCAGCCATTGCATTAGAACAGCCTTTATATAAGTATATAGGTGGAGTCAATGCAAAGGAACTTCCTGTACCAATGATGAATGTTATTAATGGAGGAAGCCATGCGGACAATAACGTCGACCTGCAGGAGTTTATGATTATGCCTGCCGGAGCTGGTTCGTTCAAAGATGCTTATAGAATGGCTGCCGAAACATTTCATAGTTTAAAAGCAGTTCTTAAAAAGAAAGGATATAGTACAGCAGTTGGAGACGAAGGAGGCTTTGCTCCGAATCTCTCCTCAAACGAGGAAGCAATAAAGGTAATAGTAGAGGCAACTAAGCTTGCAGGTTATACTCCCGGGAAGGATATTTACATAGCTCTTGATCCTGCCGCAAGTGAGTTTTATAAGAATGGCAAGTATGTGATGGCTGGAGAAGGAGATGTTGGAAAATCATCCTCTCAGATGGCAGATTATTACGAAAAGCTGGTTGATAAGTATCCTATAATCTCTATTGAAGATGGTCTTGCTGAAGACGATTGGAAAGGATGGGAAATTCTAACAAAACGTCTTGGAGGTAAAATACAGATTGTTGGAGACGATCTTTTTGTTACAAACACTAAACGACTTAAGATGGGTATTGAGAAAGGAATAGCGAACTCAATCCTGATAAAACTCAATCAAATCGGTACATTGACAGAAACACTGGACGCAATAGAAATGGCAAAAAGGGCAGGATATACTGCGGTAGTATCCCACCGCTCCGGCGAAACAGCGGATACAACAATCGCAGACGTTGTAGTGGGAACCAATGCAGGACAGATTAAATCCGGCTCTCTGTGCAGAACAGACAGAGTTGCAAAGTATAATCAGTTGCTCAGAATAGAAGAAGAACTTGGTGATACTGCAATTTACAAAGGCAAAGGCGTTTTCTATAACATCTGCTAATGCATAATAAAAAACAGAATGCTTCAAAAAACAACCTAAAGAAGATATTACTGATTGTAATAGTTATCCTGTTTGTATGCCTGGCTATATATGCTTTTACCCCTTGTATAATAGAGCAGAGAAAACTGAATAAACAGATTGCAAATCTTGAAAATGAGATTGAAAGGGTCCAAGAATCCAATAAGAAACTTGCTAAAGAGATATTCGCTTTAAAAAACGACCCATTGTACATAGAAAAACTCGCACGTAAGGAATTAGGATTGATAAGGTCTGGAGAGGTAATATATAAGCTTAAGCCAGACAAAGAAGAACTATTCTAATTCCTCTGTATTGCAACTATCGCTTGACACATTACACGGCATTGTGTTAGCTTATTGTGGTAGAAAGTGGAGTGAAATGGTGGAAAAGTTGTGGATTATGGGGATAACTTATGTTTTACGGTGAATTCACACATACACTGGATGAGAAAAACCGTCTTATTGTCCCTATGCGCCTTAGGGGTAAAATAAAGGAAACTTTTGTTGAAAGGTTCATTATTACAAAAGGACTGGATAACTGTTTATTCTTATTTACAGTGGATGAATGGAGATTATTTGAAAATAAGACAAAAGCTTTACCTTTTACCGGCAAGGACGCTCGCGCTTACACCAGGCACTTATTTTCCGGTGCTTCTGAATGCACAATAGACAAGCAGGGAAGGATATCGATCCCTTTATATTTAAAGAATTATGCTCAAATAAGAAAGGACGTTATTATCATCGGGGTTATGAATCGTATAGAGATCTGGAGCAGAGAAAACTGGATTTCTTATTCTAAGAATACAGAAAAATCCGTCAATGAAATTGCGGAACAATTAGAGATTTGATATTCAAGCATATACCTGTTTTACTTAATGAAGTACTTACTCTCCTGTG
It encodes the following:
- the mraZ gene encoding division/cell wall cluster transcriptional repressor MraZ yields the protein MFYGEFTHTLDEKNRLIVPMRLRGKIKETFVERFIITKGLDNCLFLFTVDEWRLFENKTKALPFTGKDARAYTRHLFSGASECTIDKQGRISIPLYLKNYAQIRKDVIIIGVMNRIEIWSRENWISYSKNTEKSVNEIAEQLEI
- the eno gene encoding phosphopyruvate hydratase, whose translation is MTAIIDIFAREILDSRGNPTIEVDVELACGAMGRAAVPSGASTGEHEACELRDGDKKRFLGKGVSKAVKNVNDIIAPELLDMDATEQAEIDSIMISLDGTPNKAKLGANAILGVSLAVAKASAIALEQPLYKYIGGVNAKELPVPMMNVINGGSHADNNVDLQEFMIMPAGAGSFKDAYRMAAETFHSLKAVLKKKGYSTAVGDEGGFAPNLSSNEEAIKVIVEATKLAGYTPGKDIYIALDPAASEFYKNGKYVMAGEGDVGKSSSQMADYYEKLVDKYPIISIEDGLAEDDWKGWEILTKRLGGKIQIVGDDLFVTNTKRLKMGIEKGIANSILIKLNQIGTLTETLDAIEMAKRAGYTAVVSHRSGETADTTIADVVVGTNAGQIKSGSLCRTDRVAKYNQLLRIEEELGDTAIYKGKGVFYNIC
- a CDS encoding septum formation initiator family protein is translated as MHNKKQNASKNNLKKILLIVIVILFVCLAIYAFTPCIIEQRKLNKQIANLENEIERVQESNKKLAKEIFALKNDPLYIEKLARKELGLIRSGEVIYKLKPDKEELF